The Candidatus Bipolaricaulota bacterium DNA window GGGCGATCGTCACCCCGTCATTGGTGATATCAGGGCTGCCGAACTTCTTGTCGATGATCACGTTCCGGCCGCGCGGTCCGAGGGTGATCCGCACCGCATCGGCCAGCTTGTCGATCCCCGCCTTCATCTTACGGCGGGCTTCCTCTCCGAATATGACCTCTTTTGCCATCTGTTACCCCCTTTATTCTTCGATCACTGCGAGTACGTCGGTTGCCTTCACCAGGAGGAGCTTGTCCTCACCCATCTCCACCTCAGTCCCGGCGAAGCTGGAGACGATGATCTCGTCCCCTTCCTTCACTTCGATCTTCTCGTTCGATCCAACGGCGATCACCTTGGCGCGCACGACCTTGTCGCTCTTCGCGCTCTCCGGAAGGACGATCCCCCCCGGGGTCCGCCGCTCTTCTTCCTCGATCTTCTTCGCCAGGATTCTGTTTCCCAACGGCTTGATCTTCATCGTTCAACCTCCTCTATCGGTAATTTTTAGCACTTATGCCCTGGGCTTGCTAATTATTGTAACCCGCGTCTTCTTCCCCGTCAAGAGGGAGAGAGGAAGATTGTGCGCCGCGCACATGAACGGTAAATTCTTCTCATCATGCCCGGAGGAAAGACGCACCTGCGCATCGAGCTCGGTCTCCTCGGTCTCATGAGTGCCGGAGGAGCGGTCCTGTGGTGGCAGGGGACAATCGGAGAAAAAGAGCTGGGGGCGTTCCTC harbors:
- a CDS encoding co-chaperone GroES, whose translation is MKIKPLGNRILAKKIEEEERRTPGGIVLPESAKSDKVVRAKVIAVGSNEKIEVKEGDEIIVSSFAGTEVEMGEDKLLLVKATDVLAVIEE